From the genome of Mycoplasmopsis bovis PG45:
TGGCAATATAAGTAGAACTATTTGTGCTATGGATAATGCTTTTCGCTTTGTTTCATTATTTTTCATGCTTCCTCATTTGATAAGTTGCATTTATTTGTCTATGCCTATTTTATAGGCTATTTAGACTAATTTTATTTACTTCTTAATACTCTATTGCCATAGATATCAAAAGCTAAAACATCTTCGAATTTGTAGCTAACATTCACTCTTTGCCCAATTGAAATAGTTCAGTCTTTAGTAACTAAAGATCAAACCTTATCATTAAACTTGGCAGTATAATGAATTTTGTCGCCGAAGTCTTTTCTATCAATGATTTCAAAGCTTCCGTTTTGATCTTTAATAATTGTAAGTTTATTATGCCTTATGTAATAACTAATATTATCAACAGTGCCAATATAGTTAATTTCAGGAGAACCAATAAATTTAGCAACAAAGAGATTATTTGGATCTTCATACATATCAGCACCTGAACTAAATTGCTGAATAACTCCATTATCCATCAAAATAATTGAATCGCTAAGCTTTAAAGCATCTTGCTGATCGTGCGTAACAACAATTATGCTTAAATTAAATTCTTTTTTAATGTTAATTAATCATTCAATAGTCGATTCTTTAATCTTAGCATCTAATGCCGAAAAGGGCTCATCCATAAGTACCAAATTAGTCTTTTTTATAATACCTTTGGCAAAAGCAACTCTTTGCTTTTGGCCACCAGAAAGCTCATTAACATTTTTATGAATAAACTCTCCTATGCCTATTTTGTTAGCAACAATTTCAAACTCTTTTTTGAATAAAGTTTTTAGTTTCATAGACTTAAAAAAACCAAATTTGTCTTTGATTTTTTTTGTCAAAAAACAGTTTTAAAACAAGTATGAAAAAGTTTAGTTTTTTAGAAATCTTTGAGCTTTTTGACTTAAAAATCTTTTCTAAATATGGATTATATTTAGAAACTAATTCAGGATCATTTGCATTAGCAAAATATTCATTAAAAAACGCAAGTCTGACACTATCAACTCATTTTTCATAGTTTTTGGCGCTTAAAAAAACATTATTAAACACACTGACATTTTCATAAATTGAGTTCTCTTGCATAATGTAAGAAATTTCGTGAATCTTAGGATTATTCTCAATATTAATTTTTCCAGATGTTGGCTTTAAAAAACCAAGTAGTAAATTTAAAAGTGTGGTCTTTCCAGAACCAGAAGGACCAAGGAGTGCTATTATTTGATTTTTTGGTATTTCTAGCTTGTCAATCTTTATGCTCTCATTTTTTTGTTTTTTGTAGTATTTGAAAATTAAATCATTTATTTCAATTAAATTATCTTTTTTCTTTACTTCATCTAAATTCATAATTATATATTATAAAGCATTATTGAAATACTAAATAATTTGTAGAAACAAATTTGACTAATTCATTTAATTTATAAGCCTAAAAGAAAAAATAAGCTAGCAACTTTTTTGCTAACTTAGTAATGTTATTTGTTTAGGAATTTATCCATTGCATCGATAAAAACTGGTCAGTTTTCTAAGTAAATGATGTGTGATGATTTAGGAACAATAACGCTTTCTAGATTTTTAACATGTTCTTTGAAATATTCTAAGCACGATTCGCTATCAATAACCCCATCTTTTTCACCTAAAATTAGCAATGTAGGCACTGTTATAGAATCTAATGAACTCTCAATTTCGTCATAAAGACTAGCATCCATTGACATTGTTAACTCTTTAATATATGGGTTACTAAATCTTTCAGGATCAAAAGCTTTTTTAACTTCTTCGCTAAACTCAGAGTTGGCAATTAGTGCATCAAAATTATAGTATAGTGGTCTTAAGAAATCATGATATTCAGATAATGTTTTGGGTTCAAAATTTCTCTTATATTTGCCCTTGCTTAAAGAAGTTGTCTTATTAATTGGTGCAATATAAATTAATTTTCCAATTAAATCTGGTCTTAGTTTGTAGGCTAATGAAATGGTTCCGCCGCCCATCGAATGGCCAATTAAAGTAACATTTTTTAATCCATTATCAACAATGAAGTTAATTAATAACTGTGCAAATTGATACACACTAAGCTTATGATCTTTTACTGGTTTAACTAAATTGTTGCCAGGGAATTGAAGTGCATAGTAGTTAGTCTTAGTTCAGTAATTTTGAAACATTTCAAAAATTTCAGGTTTAGAATTATGACCATGGCAATATATTATTGCACCGTCCTTATTGTTGTTGTCCTTAAAGGCATATTCATAGTCATAAATAACTTTTTTCATATAAAATTCCTCTTTCCATATCTATATAAGTTTATAAAAAATGGTAATAAATATATTATACACAACTTGCTTTTGACAGCTTTTTTATAGATATGTATGTGAAATTTTTGGTCTTATTAAAAAAAATAAAAGCACTTGTGTGCTTTTCAAAAATTATTTTCTTAAATTTAATTCAGCTAAAACTTTGTTGTAAAGTTCAAAGTTTTCCTTCTTTAAGTGTTGTAGCAAAATTCTTCTTTTTGTGATTTTTGCTATAAAACCACGTCTAGAGTGATTGTCTTTTGGGTTAGCCAAAAAGTGTGGTTTTAAGTCCTCAATTTCAGCTGTTAAGATAGCTATTTGGACAAAAATATTACCTGTGTCCTTTTTGTTAGCTCCATATTTAGCAACAATTTGAGCTTTTTGTTCTTTTGAAATCATTCTAAATCTCCATATATAAATATGTTTTACCCTAGTTTTAATTCATTAATTAAACCAAGTATAAAATTGCATTGTTGAAAATAAATGCTTTTATATTTTATCATAATTAGGTCTATTAAGCAGTATTTTTTTGGCTTTTATTATGTCTTCATCTAAAAATATATCATCAGCAATTGAACTTATAAATCTTAATGATTTTAGCACTCTAATTCTAGATTTTAAATCAGTTACTCCTGATTTTAGTTCAAAATCAAGGAATTTAACTTCAAGATTGTCTATATTGGCCTTTAAAACAGCATAATAAGTCATTTCATTTATTTCAATATAGCATAAATAAATACCGTCTTTTAATGGCACAATATTACTATCAGTTACTAAATTAACTTTATTCTCATTATCATCTGCATTTATCTGCGCACTAAATGAGTAAATGTATAAATTAAGCGAATTAACTAATTCAATATCACCAATTTCTATGCAAGATTTTAAAAATGTTGTAGAAACTTTGATATTGTCGCCTATTTTTACAATGTCAACAGGATGAACTCTTTCAGCACCAACAAAATTCATAATTGTATCTATATTCCCTTTAGCATTCAGACCAAATCGAAAGTCCTTACCCACTACAACATCTATTGATTCATCTTGATTTTTCAACAATTTTTTCAGAAATGAATCAGCATCTAGTGCTCATAATTTTTCAAATTCTAAATATATGCCGTTAGTAAACCCTAGATTAGCAAATTCTTGGATTCTGTTTTCAAAGTTTGTAAAAATGTAGCCATCTTTGTTTTTGAACATATGTTCTACATCTTTAAAAAACACGATCACAATATCACGTGCACTATTTTTTTTAATTTCTTTTGCTTTTTCATACAAGAAATTATGACCTAAATGGAAACTCTCAAAAACACCAATTAAATAAATTGGATTATTGAATTTTGGTAGCTTATCAAAACTATATACATTAAAACTCATATTTAAAATTATATATTTTGTGCACAGTAAATTACACTACTAATCCTAATTCCCTAAGTTTTAAGTAAACACCATTATGTTCACAATCTAGTGTTACATCATTAGCAACACTTTTGACTCAGTTATTAGCCCTCATCATTGCAACACCATAGGCAGCGTCTCTTAACATTTCATAATCATTTGAGCTATCACCAAAAGCAATTAAGTTTTTGTCTCTGTTTATATTCAAATATTCACAAAGTCATTTTAAAGTTGATGACTTTGTTGAATTCTTTGGTCCAATAAATACACCTTTGCTTCATCTTGCGGTTATTTCTAGGTTCATATTATGTTGTTTAATTAGCTCTTTCGCTTTTTCTGAACACATACTTGAATCTTCTTCAGTCTTTGTTCCTAAAGCAATAATGTGCATATGATTCTTATCAACTTTATTAAAATCCATATCTATTATTTTGTCTATATGTGGCTTTAAGAATCATGAATCAATTATCATATTAGGAGATTTAAATGCATTGTTTATATCAGTTAAAAGGAAGTTTTCACAGTGCTTAAAATCAGAGAATTCAGAATATAAAACTTTTAGCTCATTGTATTTAATTATTTTTTCATAAATAATTTTTTTGTTTTGCACATCATAAACAAATGCACCATTTGCACCTATAAAATAGTCAATGTCGTTAGATTTATTTAATAACTCACCAATAGTTACAAACTCTCTAGCTGATGCTAGAATAGTTGTTATGCCTTTAGATTTTAACTGTCTAAAAGTATTTAAAACGGTTTCATTAAATTGTAACTGACCATGTTCTAATAAAGTGCCGTCAATATCAAAAGCAGCAGCTTTAATATTGTTTTGTATTTCAATTCTAGTCATCTGAAACTCCTTTTTCTATTTCATTGATTCTTTTGCCAAATAATTTCTTAACTTTTACTATTTCGTTATCAACACTAATAATGCCTCAATTTATTTGCTTTGTTTTTAAAATATAATCGCCATTAGCAATGTTTTTATTATTAATAATGCTGATGCCATTTTTTAATTTATTAATCTCAGCAATAGACGGCTCATAGTGTGGAATAGAAAATAAATGATTGTCACTTATTGCAACAAAACCATTACCATTTAACAGTGATATATCTAAATTACCAATTTTCACTCTATCTAGTTCTGTCATATAAGCATATGTGTTTAGGTACAGTCCTAAGTCATTTACTAAGCTTCTTATATATGTGCCTTTTGATACATCTACATAAATCACTAATTGTTGTTTTTCAATGTTAAAGCTTATTATTTTAGCACTAAATACTTTTATAGGTTGCTTTTGTAATTTCACTTCTTTGCCACTTCTGGCTAAATTATAGCTTCTTATTCCATTTATCTTTTTAGCACTAAATGAAGGGGGTATTTGTTCAGTTTGGCTTTCTAATCATTTGCATACCTTCAGAACATTATTGTTGGTGAGTTTATATTCTGAAGAATTAATTACTATTCCTTCTGAATCGTAAGTATCAGTTTGCTTTCCAAATTGAATGGTAGCAACATAAGACTTATTATTATGTTTAATATAAGGAATTAATTTTGTGTCATCATCAGTTGCTACTAATAAAAGCCCTGAAGCTAAAGGGTCAAGTGTTCCTGTGTGGCCTATTTTTTTTATCATATTTTCTTTTGCAAATGAATTTATG
Proteins encoded in this window:
- the truB gene encoding tRNA pseudouridine(55) synthase TruB yields the protein MFYLLNKPKGHSSFAIINSFAKENMIKKIGHTGTLDPLASGLLLVATDDDTKLIPYIKHNNKSYVATIQFGKQTDTYDSEGIVINSSEYKLTNNNVLKVCKWLESQTEQIPPSFSAKKINGIRSYNLARSGKEVKLQKQPIKVFSAKIISFNIEKQQLVIYVDVSKGTYIRSLVNDLGLYLNTYAYMTELDRVKIGNLDISLLNGNGFVAISDNHLFSIPHYEPSIAEINKLKNGISIINNKNIANGDYILKTKQINWGIISVDNEIVKVKKLFGKRINEIEKGVSDD
- a CDS encoding ATP-binding cassette domain-containing protein — translated: MKLKTLFKKEFEIVANKIGIGEFIHKNVNELSGGQKQRVAFAKGIIKKTNLVLMDEPFSALDAKIKESTIEWLINIKKEFNLSIIVVTHDQQDALKLSDSIILMDNGVIQQFSSGADMYEDPNNLFVAKFIGSPEINYIGTVDNISYYIRHNKLTIIKDQNGSFEIIDRKDFGDKIHYTAKFNDKVWSLVTKDWTISIGQRVNVSYKFEDVLAFDIYGNRVLRSK
- the rpsO gene encoding 30S ribosomal protein S15 translates to MISKEQKAQIVAKYGANKKDTGNIFVQIAILTAEIEDLKPHFLANPKDNHSRRGFIAKITKRRILLQHLKKENFELYNKVLAELNLRK
- a CDS encoding alpha/beta fold hydrolase translates to MKKVIYDYEYAFKDNNNKDGAIIYCHGHNSKPEIFEMFQNYWTKTNYYALQFPGNNLVKPVKDHKLSVYQFAQLLINFIVDNGLKNVTLIGHSMGGGTISLAYKLRPDLIGKLIYIAPINKTTSLSKGKYKRNFEPKTLSEYHDFLRPLYYNFDALIANSEFSEEVKKAFDPERFSNPYIKELTMSMDASLYDEIESSLDSITVPTLLILGEKDGVIDSESCLEYFKEHVKNLESVIVPKSSHIIYLENWPVFIDAMDKFLNK
- a CDS encoding FAD synthase; its protein translation is MSFNVYSFDKLPKFNNPIYLIGVFESFHLGHNFLYEKAKEIKKNSARDIVIVFFKDVEHMFKNKDGYIFTNFENRIQEFANLGFTNGIYLEFEKLWALDADSFLKKLLKNQDESIDVVVGKDFRFGLNAKGNIDTIMNFVGAERVHPVDIVKIGDNIKVSTTFLKSCIEIGDIELVNSLNLYIYSFSAQINADDNENKVNLVTDSNIVPLKDGIYLCYIEINEMTYYAVLKANIDNLEVKFLDFELKSGVTDLKSRIRVLKSLRFISSIADDIFLDEDIIKAKKILLNRPNYDKI
- a CDS encoding YcsE-related riboflavin metabolism phosphatase, whose protein sequence is MTRIEIQNNIKAAAFDIDGTLLEHGQLQFNETVLNTFRQLKSKGITTILASAREFVTIGELLNKSNDIDYFIGANGAFVYDVQNKKIIYEKIIKYNELKVLYSEFSDFKHCENFLLTDINNAFKSPNMIIDSWFLKPHIDKIIDMDFNKVDKNHMHIIALGTKTEEDSSMCSEKAKELIKQHNMNLEITARWSKGVFIGPKNSTKSSTLKWLCEYLNINRDKNLIAFGDSSNDYEMLRDAAYGVAMMRANNWVKSVANDVTLDCEHNGVYLKLRELGLVV
- a CDS encoding ATP-binding cassette domain-containing protein, whose protein sequence is MNLDEVKKKDNLIEINDLIFKYYKKQKNESIKIDKLEIPKNQIIALLGPSGSGKTTLLNLLLGFLKPTSGKINIENNPKIHEISYIMQENSIYENVSVFNNVFLSAKNYEKWVDSVRLAFFNEYFANANDPELVSKYNPYLEKIFKSKSSKISKKLNFFILVLKLFFDKKNQRQIWFF